In Vigna unguiculata cultivar IT97K-499-35 chromosome 3, ASM411807v1, whole genome shotgun sequence, a single genomic region encodes these proteins:
- the LOC114177474 gene encoding triphosphate tunel metalloenzyme 3, whose product MEVEVKLRLADANAHRRVTSLLSPFHVVTHRQQNLFFDGAASELSERRAVLRLRFYGDDERCVVSLKARAVLVDGVSRVEEDEEDLDPRIGRECVAEPGKLGSVESRVLRRVKEEFGTEKGFVGLGGFGNVRNVYDWKGLKLEVDETKFGSGILYEIECESADPEGAKRLLEEFLKENKIDYSYSTASKFAIFRSGKLP is encoded by the coding sequence ATGGAGGTCGAAGTGAAGCTGCGCCTCGCAGACGCCAACGCCCACCGCCGTGTCACCAGCCTGCTCTCCCCCTTCCACGTCGTCACCCACCGCCAGCAAAACCTTTTCTTCGACGGCGCTGCGTCCGAGCTCTCCGAGCGCCGCGCTGTGCTGCGCCTCCGCTTCTACGGTGACGACGAGCGGTGCGTCGTTTCGCTGAAGGCGCGGGCGGTGCTGGTGGACGGTGTCAGTCGCGTGGAGGAGGACGAGGAGGATCTGGACCCGAGGATCGGGCGCGAATGCGTTGCAGAGCCTGGGAAGTTGGGATCGGTGGAGTCTAGGGTTTTGCGGAGGGTGAAGGAGGAGTTTGGAACTGAAAAGGGGTTTGTAGGGTTAGGAGGGTTTGGGAACGTGAGGAATGTGTATGATTGGAAGGGATTGAAATTGGAAGTGGATGAAACTAAGTTTGGCTCTGGAATTCTCTATGAGATCGAATGTGAGAGTGCTGATCCTGAAGGAGCTAAGCGGCTCCTTGAGGAGTTCTTGAAGgagaataaaattgattattctTACTCCACCGCCTCCAAATTTGCAATCTTTCGATCTGGAAAACTGCCTTAG